A stretch of DNA from Sphingomonas sp. SORGH_AS_0879:
CACCCGGCGACCGAGCTGTTCCGGGGGCATCTCGAACTCGATTCGGATGGCTATATCGCGGTCGAGACGGGTTCGACCCGGACCAGCGTGCCGGGCGTGTTCGCTTGCGGCGACGTGGCGGACAAGGTCTATCGCCAGGCGGTGACGGCGGCGGGCACGGGCTGCATGGCGGCGCTGGACGCCGAACGCTTCCTCGCGGCGGCGGAGTTCGAGGACATGGCCAAGGCGGCTGAGTAAATCCTCCCCGGAACGGGGAGGGGGACCATGCGGAGCATGGTGGAGGGGGGCTTCGACAAAGGAAATCCCTCGCGGAGATCCCCCTCCACCACCGCTTCGCGGCGGTCCCCCTCCCCTTGCAGGGGAGGATTTAGCTGAGTCTGTCGATCGCCCCGGGCGTCAGCGATCCCGGAATGATCATCACCGGCACCGGCAGCGCGCCCGCGTCGGTGCCCGAGAAGTGGCTGACCAGCTTGCCCGGCGCGCCGCTCGCGGCGGCACCCAGCACCAGCGCGGCGATGTCGGGATTGGCCGCGATCATCTCGCGGATCACCTTGGGGCCATCGCCGTCGCGCACCGTGATCGACGGGCGCAGTCCCGATTCGTCCACGATCGTTCCCGCCGCACTGGCGAGCAGCGCTTCGGCCTGCTGGCGCGCCTCGTCCTCGATCGTCGCCTGCACCCCGCCGAACGCGATGAACTCCTGTGGCGGCAGCATCGTCAGGATTTCCACCCCGCCGCCGGTCTTCACCGCGCGCCGTGCCGCGAAGCGCAGGGCGATTTTCGACTCCGGGCTATCGTCGATCACGACCAGATAGATACGCATGGCGACCCCCTTTTTGTCTCGGACCGATGCCGTGACATAGTATTTCGTGCAAGGCCATGACTTGACCAAGCGCCATTCGGGCGCAAGAGACGGGCCGCTACGGAATTGGTTTGCCCCGAGAGGACCTCCATGTCGATCGAGATCAAGATGCCCGCGCTGTCGCCGACCA
This window harbors:
- a CDS encoding universal stress protein, with protein sequence MRIYLVVIDDSPESKIALRFAARRAVKTGGGVEILTMLPPQEFIAFGGVQATIEDEARQQAEALLASAAGTIVDESGLRPSITVRDGDGPKVIREMIAANPDIAALVLGAAASGAPGKLVSHFSGTDAGALPVPVMIIPGSLTPGAIDRLS